In Vibrio celticus, one genomic interval encodes:
- a CDS encoding YfjI family protein produces the protein MLYQFPISSEAFPIVSPSSLITKAYMEAKFITQAPDSMIYMTAISSVSLALQGVIDVEIPTGKVSPVSLMGLTIAESGERKSSVENLFTKGIKSFQKENIECYQTQLDRYQIQLELHEKKVARIKKLVNLDDELECESMANQLLELEEKKPIKPKLNLLTYEDSTIEALLSGLSENVPNAFLGSSEGGVLLNSRAMAKTASLNAMWSGDDITVNRKVAGSYTVESARLTVHIMTQSSALDRYIKKSKDSVRGNGFLARLLVCAPSSNIGFRQSSGINYSRDGIQEFNGKLYHWLSESLDMSNYTNRKIVRFSNEAKKIWQDVYNDIEVKMGPNGIFQQVADHASKLPENIARLAALIHCFDGDLNDEISAKTLIESINLMSYFSGQFVKVFSAPPKCAVDAQNLIQWFLTLSNSGIRYIKRNDIFQFGPYGTRNKKNLEQALEYLKPNYILSEIMIKPKTRVVDLCPLCPRNDAKIMIDLGLNISI, from the coding sequence ATGTTATATCAATTTCCAATTTCGTCGGAGGCCTTTCCCATTGTCTCACCGTCATCACTAATCACTAAAGCCTATATGGAGGCTAAATTCATCACGCAAGCGCCTGATTCGATGATCTATATGACCGCTATTAGTTCCGTTTCACTCGCATTACAAGGCGTTATTGATGTAGAAATACCCACGGGAAAAGTAAGCCCTGTCTCACTAATGGGGTTAACGATTGCAGAATCAGGAGAGCGTAAATCATCAGTAGAGAATTTATTCACAAAAGGAATCAAATCGTTTCAAAAAGAAAATATTGAATGTTACCAAACACAATTAGATAGATACCAGATTCAACTTGAGTTACATGAAAAAAAAGTCGCTCGTATAAAAAAGTTAGTCAATTTGGATGATGAACTTGAATGTGAGTCAATGGCAAACCAGTTACTCGAACTCGAAGAAAAAAAACCAATTAAACCAAAACTCAATTTGCTCACATATGAAGATAGTACTATTGAAGCATTGCTGAGTGGTCTCAGTGAGAATGTGCCAAATGCTTTTCTTGGGTCTAGTGAAGGGGGAGTGTTACTTAACAGCCGAGCGATGGCGAAAACAGCTAGCCTAAATGCAATGTGGAGTGGTGATGATATTACTGTTAATAGGAAAGTGGCAGGTTCATACACAGTGGAAAGCGCTCGGTTAACCGTCCATATAATGACGCAATCAAGTGCGCTAGATCGCTATATTAAAAAATCAAAGGATAGTGTGCGTGGTAACGGATTCTTGGCTCGTCTTCTTGTTTGTGCGCCATCATCCAATATTGGCTTTAGGCAGTCCTCAGGGATAAATTACTCACGAGATGGTATACAGGAATTTAACGGTAAGCTATATCATTGGTTATCGGAATCCCTAGATATGTCTAATTACACCAATAGAAAAATTGTTAGATTCTCCAATGAAGCTAAAAAAATATGGCAGGATGTTTACAACGATATTGAAGTAAAGATGGGACCTAACGGTATCTTTCAGCAAGTTGCAGATCATGCTTCAAAGTTACCAGAAAATATCGCTAGGTTAGCGGCTTTAATTCATTGCTTTGATGGTGACTTAAATGATGAAATTTCTGCGAAAACACTTATAGAGTCAATTAATTTGATGAGCTATTTTTCTGGTCAGTTTGTGAAAGTGTTTTCTGCCCCTCCGAAGTGTGCAGTAGATGCCCAGAATTTAATACAATGGTTTCTAACGCTTTCAAATTCAGGCATTAGATATATTAAGCGAAATGATATTTTTCAATTTGGGCCATATGGGACAAGAAACAAAAAAAACCTAGAGCAAGCATTAGAGTACCTAAAACCCAATTATATATTAAGTGAAATTATGATCAAACCAAAGACAAGGGTCGTCGATCTCTGTCCTCTTTGTCCACGTAATGATGCGAAAATCATGATTGATTTGGGATTGAATATTTCTATTTGA
- a CDS encoding AlpA family phage regulatory protein, whose amino-acid sequence MLSTHSELRSNQILRLKDVMLMTGLSRSTIYDKQNPSSKRFDPSFPQKIKLGARAVGWLMGDMQTWLNLMRNNSIAGCD is encoded by the coding sequence ATGTTATCTACTCACTCAGAACTTCGTTCAAACCAAATTCTTCGACTTAAGGATGTCATGTTAATGACGGGCCTTTCTCGGTCGACTATCTATGACAAACAAAACCCTTCATCAAAACGTTTTGACCCTTCATTTCCTCAGAAAATCAAACTAGGCGCAAGAGCGGTAGGTTGGTTGATGGGAGATATGCAAACTTGGTTAAATTTGATGAGAAATAACTCTATCGCAGGGTGTGATTAG